A window of Lacibacter sediminis contains these coding sequences:
- a CDS encoding S66 peptidase family protein, protein MKRKHFLQSMLPAGLLLTDGLHAGTDEQWLAEPYHPPYLKDGDTIGITSPAGYITEKEIQPAIQQIESWGFNVKIGSSIGKRDFTFGGTDEERRADFQQLIDDPKVKAILCARGGYGFVRIIDQLDFSKMKAHPKWMIGFSDITVLHSHLNRNFGIASIHSKMCNSFPDDWSKAEPIQIETILSIRDALKGVQMKYTAPANEKNRLGEATGTLVGGNLKTLESLAGSKSDLRTTNKILFVEDTGEYLYSIDRMFWNLKRSDKLDHLAGLIIGGFKIKASEDAAEEFGKNLYEIVMEKIPDCTYPVCFDFPVGHQKNNYALKCGMKHKLQVTTNGSTLTEIR, encoded by the coding sequence ATGAAGCGAAAGCATTTCTTACAATCTATGTTACCAGCAGGTCTTTTGCTGACAGATGGACTGCATGCCGGTACAGATGAACAGTGGCTGGCTGAACCTTATCATCCTCCTTATTTAAAGGACGGCGATACAATTGGTATTACTTCACCGGCTGGCTATATTACGGAGAAGGAAATACAACCGGCCATTCAGCAAATTGAAAGCTGGGGCTTCAACGTAAAGATCGGCAGCAGCATTGGTAAACGTGATTTCACATTTGGCGGAACTGATGAAGAACGCCGGGCAGATTTTCAGCAACTCATTGATGACCCGAAGGTAAAAGCCATTCTTTGTGCAAGAGGTGGCTATGGATTTGTTCGTATTATCGATCAGCTCGATTTCTCAAAAATGAAAGCGCACCCCAAATGGATGATCGGCTTCAGCGATATTACTGTACTGCATAGCCATCTCAACCGCAACTTTGGTATTGCCTCCATTCATTCAAAAATGTGCAACAGTTTTCCTGATGACTGGAGCAAAGCAGAACCGATACAGATCGAAACCATTCTTTCCATCCGTGATGCATTAAAAGGAGTGCAGATGAAATACACAGCTCCTGCCAATGAAAAGAACCGGTTGGGTGAAGCAACAGGAACATTGGTTGGGGGCAATTTAAAAACGCTTGAATCACTTGCGGGCAGTAAAAGTGATCTCCGCACAACGAATAAAATTTTGTTTGTAGAAGATACCGGCGAATATCTCTACAGCATTGATCGTATGTTCTGGAATTTAAAACGTAGTGATAAGCTTGATCATTTAGCCGGATTGATCATCGGTGGTTTTAAGATCAAGGCAAGTGAAGACGCAGCTGAAGAATTTGGTAAAAACCTGTATGAAATTGTGATGGAAAAAATTCCTGATTGCACGTATCCTGTTTGTTTTGATTTTCCTGTTGGTCATCAGAAAAATAATTATGCATTGAAATGCGGCATGAAACATAAATTGCAGGTAACAACAAACGGCAGCACTTTAACTGAAATACGATGA
- a CDS encoding RNA polymerase sigma factor codes for MFTTATYNETDLVARLNNGDQQAMSELYDRFSGAILGVIMKIITDQATAEDVLQEAMLKIWNNIGSFDTSKGRLFTWMINIARNQAIDKTRSKNFKNSSQNSSLEDSVYVSETVPSAGASVDTMDVQNWLLHLPEENRQLMRLAYFMGYTQEEISKELNMPLGTVKTKIRNSLIVLRKKLNVT; via the coding sequence TTGTTCACTACTGCAACATATAATGAAACAGATCTGGTAGCCCGTTTGAATAACGGCGATCAGCAGGCGATGTCTGAACTCTATGATCGTTTTTCGGGTGCCATCCTTGGTGTCATCATGAAAATCATCACAGATCAGGCTACGGCTGAAGATGTCTTGCAGGAAGCCATGCTTAAAATATGGAACAACATCGGCAGTTTCGATACATCCAAGGGAAGATTGTTTACCTGGATGATCAACATTGCACGGAACCAGGCTATCGACAAAACACGGTCGAAAAACTTTAAGAACAGTTCGCAAAACTCTTCTTTAGAAGATTCCGTATATGTTAGCGAAACCGTTCCTTCAGCAGGAGCAAGTGTTGATACAATGGATGTTCAAAACTGGCTATTACATCTGCCCGAAGAAAACCGACAGTTAATGCGATTAGCTTATTTCATGGGTTACACCCAGGAAGAGATAAGCAAAGAATTAAATATGCCGTTGGGGACAGTCAAAACCAAAATCAGGAATAGTTTAATTGTATTACGTAAAAAACTAAATGTAACCTGA
- a CDS encoding carboxylesterase family protein, translating into MRLLLVFIAFLFAGLTSAQTPVFQTKQYNFAEGKVLPYRILYPENYDKTKKYPLVLFLHGAGERGDDNQKQLVHGSKLFLEAENRKKFPAIVIFPQCPLNSFWASIKVDTTVRPRVLSFDYTGEANWPLTAANELVQKVTSEEAVDLKRIYVAGLSMGGMGTFEAVYRYPKLYAAALPICGGADLKSYSNWTGKTPFWIFHGDADPVVNVKLSRDANEKLKSIKAKVKYTEYPGVNHNSWDSAFAETDFLKWMFQQKKKK; encoded by the coding sequence ATGCGTTTATTGCTTGTATTCATTGCCTTCCTGTTTGCCGGATTAACTTCTGCACAAACTCCGGTTTTCCAAACAAAACAATACAATTTTGCCGAAGGGAAAGTGCTTCCTTATCGCATTCTTTATCCTGAGAATTATGATAAAACAAAAAAGTATCCGCTTGTTTTGTTTCTGCATGGGGCAGGAGAAAGAGGCGATGATAATCAAAAGCAATTAGTGCATGGTTCAAAATTGTTTCTTGAAGCTGAGAACCGAAAAAAGTTTCCGGCAATTGTCATCTTCCCGCAATGCCCTCTCAATTCTTTTTGGGCATCAATAAAAGTAGATACAACCGTACGGCCCCGTGTACTTTCATTTGATTATACAGGAGAAGCTAATTGGCCGTTGACTGCTGCCAATGAATTAGTGCAAAAAGTGACAAGTGAAGAAGCTGTTGATCTGAAACGCATTTATGTAGCAGGATTGTCGATGGGTGGTATGGGCACGTTTGAAGCTGTTTATCGTTATCCGAAATTATATGCTGCTGCATTACCTATTTGTGGTGGTGCCGATTTGAAAAGCTACAGTAACTGGACAGGCAAAACTCCTTTCTGGATATTTCATGGCGATGCCGATCCTGTAGTGAACGTAAAGCTGTCGAGAGATGCAAATGAAAAACTGAAGTCGATCAAAGCAAAAGTGAAATACACTGAATATCCCGGCGTAAATCATAACAGTTGGGACAGCGCTTTTGCCGAAACTGATTTTTTAAAGTGGATGTTTCAGCAGAAAAAGAAAAAATAG
- the metG gene encoding methionine--tRNA ligase, producing MSLPKRYLITSALPYANGLKHVGHLAGAYIPADIYARYLRAQKRDVVFVCGSDEHGTAIPIQATKEGTTPRAIIDKYHEAMKQDFEDLNMSFDIYHRTSEPIHHETAQEFFTYLHERGELETKETEQYFDEEAKTFLADRYIKGTCPNCGSDRAFGDQCENCGRTLSPDELINPVSTLSGKAPIKKKTSHWYLPLGKHEEFLREWILKEHKDDWRATVVGQCKSWIEGGLQSRAVTRDLDWGIKVPLKDAEGKVLYVWFDAPIGYVSATKQWALDNNKDWEPYWYSEDTKLVHFIGKDNIVFHCIIFPIMLKLHGNILPTNVPANEFLNLEGDKMSTSRNWKLDMRDYINDFVKKENGGGQAVDMLRYYLTQIAPETKDSEFMWKGFQDAVNSELGNIFGNFVNRTWVLMHKLCGSKVPKLHEDVLTDDDKWIITEIENAKAKVENLLEEYKFREALFEVIDLSRKGNQYMQKKEPWIVAKKLAGDPEAQKSIDNTMHLCLQLSANLAILINPFLPNTAKKMLGMMKVVEKMLDWENAGKLKLLSVGYAMRAPELLFRKIEDDEIKYQVEKLKSGLVKPETTTVKVEETKSETVNLKSEIQFDDFAKIDLKVGTIITAEKVEKADKLLKLSVDLGFETRTIVSGIALHFAPEDIVGKQVVVVANLAPRKMRGIESNGMILMAEDKEGKLHFVKPEAAINPGAGVS from the coding sequence ATGAGTTTACCAAAACGATATTTAATTACAAGTGCGCTTCCTTACGCCAATGGGTTGAAACATGTTGGTCATTTGGCCGGTGCTTATATTCCGGCAGATATTTATGCCCGTTACCTGCGTGCGCAGAAAAGAGATGTTGTGTTTGTATGTGGTAGTGATGAACATGGAACCGCTATCCCCATTCAGGCAACAAAAGAAGGCACAACGCCAAGAGCCATTATTGACAAGTATCATGAAGCGATGAAACAGGATTTTGAAGACCTGAACATGAGCTTTGATATTTATCACCGCACCAGCGAACCGATTCATCATGAAACAGCACAGGAGTTTTTTACTTATCTGCACGAACGTGGTGAACTGGAAACAAAAGAAACTGAACAGTATTTTGATGAAGAGGCAAAGACGTTCTTAGCTGATCGTTATATTAAAGGTACATGCCCCAACTGCGGCAGCGACCGTGCATTTGGTGATCAGTGTGAAAACTGCGGACGCACATTAAGTCCTGATGAGTTGATCAACCCGGTGAGCACACTCAGCGGTAAAGCGCCCATCAAAAAGAAAACATCGCATTGGTATTTGCCATTGGGTAAGCACGAAGAATTTTTGCGTGAATGGATATTGAAAGAACACAAGGATGATTGGCGTGCAACGGTAGTGGGACAATGTAAAAGCTGGATAGAAGGTGGTTTGCAATCACGTGCAGTAACAAGAGATCTTGATTGGGGAATTAAAGTTCCTTTGAAAGATGCGGAAGGAAAAGTATTGTATGTGTGGTTTGATGCACCAATTGGTTATGTAAGTGCAACCAAACAATGGGCACTTGATAACAACAAAGATTGGGAACCGTATTGGTACAGTGAGGATACAAAGCTTGTGCACTTCATTGGGAAAGATAACATCGTTTTCCATTGCATCATATTCCCGATCATGCTGAAGCTGCATGGAAACATTTTGCCAACCAATGTTCCTGCCAACGAGTTTTTAAATCTTGAAGGCGATAAAATGAGTACCAGCCGCAACTGGAAGCTCGACATGCGTGATTACATCAATGACTTTGTGAAAAAAGAAAATGGTGGTGGTCAAGCAGTTGATATGCTCCGTTATTACTTAACGCAGATCGCTCCTGAAACAAAAGACAGCGAATTTATGTGGAAGGGTTTCCAGGATGCAGTGAACAGCGAGCTGGGAAATATCTTCGGCAATTTTGTGAATCGTACATGGGTGTTGATGCATAAACTATGTGGCAGCAAAGTACCGAAGCTGCATGAAGATGTGTTGACAGACGATGACAAATGGATCATAACGGAAATCGAAAATGCAAAAGCGAAAGTTGAAAATCTTTTAGAAGAATATAAGTTCCGTGAAGCACTGTTTGAAGTAATTGATCTCAGCCGCAAGGGCAATCAGTACATGCAGAAAAAGGAACCATGGATCGTTGCAAAGAAACTCGCCGGCGATCCCGAAGCACAAAAAAGTATTGACAACACGATGCACTTGTGTTTGCAGTTGAGTGCAAACCTTGCGATCCTCATCAATCCATTCTTACCAAACACAGCGAAGAAAATGTTGGGTATGATGAAGGTGGTGGAGAAAATGCTCGATTGGGAAAATGCAGGCAAACTAAAATTGTTGAGTGTAGGTTATGCCATGCGTGCACCTGAACTGCTGTTCAGAAAAATTGAAGATGACGAAATTAAGTATCAAGTAGAAAAATTAAAGTCTGGACTGGTGAAACCCGAAACAACAACTGTAAAAGTGGAAGAAACAAAATCTGAAACCGTCAATCTGAAATCGGAGATCCAGTTCGATGATTTCGCTAAGATCGATCTTAAAGTAGGAACGATTATTACTGCTGAGAAAGTAGAGAAAGCAGATAAGTTGTTGAAGCTGTCAGTTGATCTCGGTTTTGAAACAAGAACTATCGTGAGTGGTATTGCGTTGCATTTTGCACCCGAAGATATTGTTGGAAAGCAGGTAGTAGTGGTTGCGAACCTTGCCCCACGTAAAATGCGTGGTATTGAAAGCAACGGCATGATCTTAATGGCAGAAGATAAAGAAGGGAAGCTGCATTTTGTAAAGCCTGAAGCAGCGATCAATCCTGGAGCCGGCGTAAGTTAA
- a CDS encoding anti-sigma factor: MDLSCIIQSGDLELYVLGMLPPEEASKVETLAQLFPEIQQELDAIASTFEAGAMQMAVTPSSSVKDKLMASLPAKSGVVATPEANGSPAKVVEMKPVAEQRSSFSKLAIAASWGLFLLAGAFAIYLYNGNQQLKTDVATLQQNATTSEQQVAELNKKVSSYELYRQLKSDPSLTSVALASVKPDVKQQAEVFWNKTTGELFIDPSSLPPAPKGKQYQLWFLIDGQPTDAGMISLTDVASIQKMKQAKPGAQMFAITLEDEGGKPTPDLNALVVAGKVS; encoded by the coding sequence GTGGATTTAAGTTGTATCATACAATCCGGTGACCTGGAACTTTATGTTCTTGGTATGCTTCCTCCCGAAGAGGCGAGCAAAGTGGAAACACTTGCCCAATTGTTCCCCGAAATTCAGCAAGAACTGGATGCCATTGCTTCAACATTTGAAGCAGGCGCTATGCAAATGGCCGTTACCCCATCTTCTTCTGTTAAAGACAAATTAATGGCTTCGCTTCCTGCAAAATCAGGAGTTGTTGCCACACCTGAAGCAAACGGTTCACCCGCCAAAGTGGTGGAGATGAAACCTGTTGCTGAACAACGTTCTTCTTTCAGCAAATTGGCTATCGCAGCTTCATGGGGTTTGTTCCTGTTGGCTGGTGCTTTTGCAATTTACCTGTACAATGGTAACCAGCAATTGAAAACCGATGTGGCAACGTTGCAACAAAATGCAACCACCTCTGAACAACAGGTTGCTGAACTCAATAAAAAAGTTTCTTCTTACGAATTATACCGCCAGTTAAAATCAGATCCTTCGTTGACTTCTGTTGCATTAGCTTCTGTGAAGCCTGACGTAAAACAGCAAGCAGAAGTGTTCTGGAATAAAACTACCGGTGAGTTATTCATTGATCCTTCTTCGTTACCGCCTGCACCAAAAGGTAAGCAGTACCAACTCTGGTTCCTCATTGATGGACAACCAACAGATGCGGGTATGATCAGTTTAACCGATGTGGCTTCTATTCAAAAAATGAAGCAGGCAAAGCCCGGAGCTCAAATGTTCGCCATTACACTTGAAGACGAAGGTGGTAAACCTACTCCTGACCTGAATGCATTGGTTGTGGCCGGCAAAGTGAGCTGA
- a CDS encoding LTA synthase family protein, whose product MSKVQEAGTADVLKSFLFGLPMDIATTAYIATLPMLAWAVLFLAGKVPARSNIYRLYMIIMIVLIGFLTIVDVNTYREWGTKLNYRAFHVFFTKPSLALASSMIPPVFISFIIGVILIVIGLLFYFRSKPVVHIQEYPHMIKRIVIVLATFVLYVVALRGGISTSPLSISSAYYSNNQSLNHAAVNTEWNLVRDIIDHRSAPFNPYLFMDMKEANAVCDSLLAAPDSTVLFLDTSKPNVVLVILESFTADLMASLNGEKNVTPFLDSLAAKSLLFTDIYSSGSRTDIGFLTIHSGFPSQAISSLLTIPEKAKKVPSISSSLFQNGYHTSFYYGGESDFFNFRSFILNKDYKRLVDIRDFEKKDINSKWGAHDGVVLNRVLADLKNEPQPFFSTVLTLSNHEPFEIPVKARFPGNDLADKFKSTAHYTDQSLKEFFTAAAKEEWYKNTLFVLVADHGHRLPAKKHEIYMPRRSQIPLLFAGEVLKDEYKGKRINVLGSQGDLPATLLAQMGLDHKAFYWSKNLMNPNIRQFAFNSFDNGFLWIEKDGQVAFDNNNRKVINAAAAPASEKLMVRRGQAVLQKVYQEFITY is encoded by the coding sequence ATGTCAAAAGTGCAGGAAGCTGGTACGGCCGATGTACTGAAATCATTCCTGTTTGGTTTGCCGATGGATATTGCAACCACGGCTTATATTGCCACACTGCCAATGCTTGCATGGGCTGTTTTGTTTCTTGCAGGGAAAGTGCCGGCCCGTTCAAACATTTACCGCTTGTACATGATCATCATGATCGTTTTGATCGGGTTTCTCACCATTGTTGATGTAAATACCTACCGTGAGTGGGGAACAAAATTAAACTACCGTGCTTTCCATGTTTTTTTTACTAAACCATCACTTGCATTAGCCAGTTCAATGATTCCGCCGGTTTTCATTTCGTTCATCATCGGTGTAATTCTGATCGTTATCGGTTTGCTTTTTTATTTCCGCTCAAAACCTGTTGTGCATATTCAGGAATATCCGCACATGATCAAACGTATTGTTATTGTGCTGGCCACCTTTGTTCTGTATGTGGTTGCTCTGCGGGGTGGAATTTCTACATCACCTTTGTCAATTTCATCAGCCTATTATTCAAACAATCAATCACTCAATCATGCTGCCGTTAATACGGAGTGGAATTTAGTGCGTGATATTATCGATCATCGATCGGCTCCTTTCAATCCTTATCTGTTTATGGATATGAAAGAAGCAAATGCAGTTTGTGATAGTTTGCTTGCAGCACCTGATTCAACAGTTTTGTTTTTGGATACCAGTAAACCAAACGTTGTGTTGGTTATTCTCGAAAGTTTTACTGCCGATCTGATGGCATCTCTCAATGGCGAAAAAAACGTAACCCCTTTTCTGGACAGTCTTGCAGCAAAAAGTTTATTGTTTACGGATATCTATTCATCCGGGTCACGGACTGATATTGGTTTCTTAACCATTCACAGCGGATTTCCTTCGCAGGCCATCAGCAGTTTGTTGACGATACCTGAAAAGGCGAAGAAAGTGCCATCGATTTCTTCGTCTTTGTTTCAAAATGGATATCATACTTCTTTTTATTACGGAGGCGAATCTGACTTCTTTAATTTCCGCTCGTTTATTTTGAATAAAGATTACAAAAGGCTTGTTGATATTCGTGATTTTGAGAAAAAAGATATTAACTCAAAATGGGGGGCGCATGATGGTGTAGTGTTGAACAGGGTACTTGCTGATTTGAAAAACGAACCGCAACCATTCTTTTCAACTGTATTAACATTAAGCAATCATGAACCGTTTGAAATACCGGTGAAAGCCCGGTTTCCGGGTAACGATCTTGCTGATAAATTTAAAAGTACAGCCCATTACACCGATCAGAGTTTGAAAGAGTTCTTTACAGCAGCGGCTAAAGAAGAATGGTATAAGAACACCTTGTTTGTATTGGTTGCAGATCATGGTCATCGGTTACCGGCAAAAAAACATGAGATCTATATGCCAAGGCGTTCGCAGATACCTCTCTTGTTTGCCGGTGAAGTATTGAAAGATGAGTATAAAGGAAAGCGTATAAATGTGTTGGGTTCACAAGGTGATCTGCCTGCTACGTTGCTTGCTCAAATGGGATTAGATCATAAAGCATTTTACTGGAGCAAGAATTTGATGAACCCCAACATAAGGCAGTTTGCTTTTAATTCGTTTGACAATGGTTTTCTCTGGATAGAAAAAGATGGCCAGGTTGCGTTTGATAACAATAACCGGAAAGTGATCAATGCTGCGGCTGCGCCGGCATCAGAAAAGTTAATGGTTAGAAGAGGTCAGGCTGTTTTACAGAAAGTATACCAGGAGTTTATCACTTATTAA